The proteins below come from a single Desulfurella sp. genomic window:
- a CDS encoding OmpH family outer membrane protein has translation MKKYILGLVVFFSVLTFSANAFALKVAVVDLNKALQDCQAGIDAKSMLQKIIQAKKTVIDNKQQELNALAQKIQNPSTPKKEKQQLEVEYQTKARDLERYKADATDDVVSKEREYTQNIINGLVETVKNISQKEGIDLVFEVHQGLVYWNDALDITPQVIKEYNKIYEQSKK, from the coding sequence ATGAAAAAATACATTTTAGGGTTGGTAGTCTTTTTTTCGGTACTGACTTTTAGCGCAAATGCATTTGCACTAAAAGTAGCTGTTGTAGATTTAAATAAAGCATTGCAGGATTGCCAGGCAGGTATTGATGCAAAATCCATGCTTCAAAAGATTATTCAAGCAAAAAAGACTGTGATAGACAACAAACAACAGGAATTAAATGCTTTGGCACAAAAAATTCAAAATCCATCAACACCTAAAAAAGAAAAACAGCAGTTAGAAGTTGAATATCAGACAAAAGCAAGAGATTTGGAAAGATACAAAGCTGATGCTACAGATGATGTTGTATCAAAAGAAAGAGAATATACACAAAATATTATAAATGGACTTGTTGAAACAGTCAAAAATATAAGTCAGAAAGAAGGTATAGATCTTGTTTTTGAAGTTCATCAGGGTTTAGTGTATTGGAATGATGCTTTGGATATTACGCCACAGGTTATCAAAGAATACAACAAAATATACGAGCAAAGCAAAAAATGA